In one window of Rhodanobacter sp. FDAARGOS 1247 DNA:
- the pstA gene encoding phosphate ABC transporter permease PstA codes for MNTLYLRRRIANALAMVLSLLATLVGLAFLAWILWETLRQGISALDLKLFTKITAYGEDGGLANAMVGSLVINFIGIAIATPIGVLAGTWLAEYANRTKLGESIRFLNDILLSAPSIVMGLFVYTIIVLPSTALTHGSTTFSGFAGGVALALIALPVIVRTTDEMLRLVPSTLREAALSLGVPQWKLTLQILIRAARSGIITGVLLALARISGETAPLLFTAFGNNYMAVNPLEKMSSLPQIIYQYANDPGDAMHALAWAGAFVITMFVLLLSLASRLILSRTKVSHD; via the coding sequence ATGAACACCTTGTACCTGCGCCGCCGCATCGCCAACGCGCTGGCGATGGTGCTGAGCCTGCTGGCCACCCTGGTCGGCCTGGCCTTCCTGGCATGGATCCTGTGGGAAACCCTGCGCCAGGGCATCAGCGCGCTGGATCTGAAACTGTTCACGAAGATCACCGCCTATGGCGAGGACGGCGGCTTGGCCAACGCGATGGTCGGCAGCCTGGTGATCAATTTCATCGGCATCGCGATCGCCACCCCGATCGGCGTGCTGGCCGGCACCTGGCTGGCCGAGTACGCGAACCGCACCAAGCTGGGCGAGTCGATCCGATTCCTCAACGACATCCTGCTGTCCGCGCCGTCGATCGTGATGGGCCTGTTCGTCTACACCATCATCGTGCTGCCCAGCACCGCCCTCACCCACGGTTCGACCACGTTCTCCGGTTTCGCCGGCGGCGTGGCGCTGGCGCTGATCGCGCTCCCGGTCATCGTGCGCACCACCGACGAGATGCTGCGGCTGGTGCCCTCCACCCTGCGCGAGGCAGCGCTGTCGCTGGGCGTGCCGCAGTGGAAGCTGACCCTGCAGATCCTGATCCGCGCCGCCCGTTCGGGCATCATCACCGGCGTGCTGCTGGCGCTGGCACGGATCAGCGGCGAGACTGCGCCGCTGCTGTTCACCGCGTTCGGCAACAACTACATGGCCGTCAATCCGCTGGAGAAGATGTCCAGCCTGCCGCAGATCATCTACCAGTACGCCAACGACCCGGGCGACGCGATGCATGCCCTGGCCTGGGCCGGCGCGTTCGTGATCACCATGTTCGTGCTGCTGCTGAGCCTGGCCTCGCGCCTGATCCTTTCCCGCACCAAGGTGTCCCATGACTGA
- the hflD gene encoding high frequency lysogenization protein HflD, which yields MTEERVLALAGLFQACALAQQLANDGRCDEGAMEASVASVFRIDAPSVVAVYGDAANVRLGLRTLIAQLDETGRDMAVTRMTVTVMRLERSLAARPDLLEKLQQGIIAAQRQVEHFGQDSSQVNSRLAELYASTLSILNPRVMVSGNPQQLQLPSVVEKVRTNLLAAVRSAVLWRQLGGRQWQLLLYRRQCSMLARGLLTGSTLDRR from the coding sequence ATGACCGAAGAGCGTGTGCTTGCCTTGGCCGGCCTGTTCCAGGCCTGCGCGCTGGCCCAGCAACTGGCCAATGACGGGCGTTGCGACGAAGGCGCGATGGAAGCCAGCGTGGCCAGCGTGTTCCGCATCGACGCGCCTTCCGTGGTCGCCGTGTACGGCGACGCCGCGAACGTGCGGCTCGGCCTGCGCACGCTGATCGCGCAGCTCGACGAAACCGGCCGCGACATGGCGGTGACGCGCATGACCGTCACCGTGATGCGGCTGGAGCGCAGCCTGGCCGCACGTCCGGACCTGCTGGAGAAACTGCAGCAGGGCATCATCGCCGCGCAGCGGCAGGTCGAGCACTTCGGCCAGGATTCCAGCCAGGTCAACAGCCGGCTGGCCGAGCTGTACGCCTCCACCCTGTCGATCCTCAACCCGCGGGTGATGGTCAGCGGCAACCCGCAACAACTGCAGTTGCCCAGCGTGGTGGAAAAGGTTCGCACCAACCTGCTCGCCGCAGTGCGTTCGGCGGTGCTGTGGCGGCAACTGGGCGGACGCCAGTGGCAGCTGCTGCTGTACCGGCGCCAGTGCAGCATGCTGGCGCGCGGCCTGCTGACCGGCTCCACGCTGGATCGGCGCTGA
- a CDS encoding NUDIX hydrolase: MADSSPNSDIWRPHVTVACVVARGERYLMVEEEVAGRLVYNQPAGHLDDHESLAQAALRETLEETGWTVELQHLIGVHQWRSTEHGDAVVRFSFAARAISHDPNRPLDSDIRRALWLTREEIAALGERLRSPMILQSIDLWLGGQRLPLETLSHLPEGEPS, encoded by the coding sequence ATGGCCGATTCCTCCCCCAACTCCGATATCTGGCGTCCGCACGTCACCGTGGCCTGCGTGGTGGCCAGGGGCGAACGCTATCTGATGGTGGAGGAAGAAGTGGCCGGGCGACTGGTCTACAACCAGCCGGCCGGCCACCTGGACGACCACGAAAGCCTCGCCCAGGCCGCCCTGCGCGAAACCCTGGAGGAAACCGGCTGGACGGTGGAACTGCAGCACCTGATCGGCGTGCACCAGTGGCGCAGCACCGAGCATGGCGACGCGGTGGTCCGTTTCAGCTTCGCCGCTCGCGCGATCAGCCATGATCCCAACCGCCCGCTGGACAGCGACATCCGCCGCGCGCTGTGGCTGACCCGCGAGGAGATCGCCGCGCTGGGCGAGCGCCTGCGCAGCCCGATGATCCTGCAAAGTATCGACCTGTGGCTGGGCGGCCAGCGGCTGCCGCTGGAGACCCTGAGCCACCTGCCCGAAGGCGAGCCGTCGTGA
- the pstS gene encoding phosphate ABC transporter substrate-binding protein PstS, whose amino-acid sequence MTIRNLPVRFAAVATLAVASTFGAAAAQATDITGAGSSFVYPVMSKWSAAYAGKTGNRLNYQSVGSGAGIAQIKEGTIDFGASDAPMKAEDLQKYGLGQFPIVVGGIVPVVNIAGVQADQVKLDGATLADIFLGRITHWNDPKIAALNAGLALPAGKITVVHRSDGSGTSFNFTNYLSKVSNEWATKVKFGTAVEWPAGVGGKGNEGVSQYVRQIKGSIGYVEYAYAVKNKLAWVDLQNASGNFMKPSAGAFAAAAATADWTSAKDFNLIMTNAPGEQAWPITATTWMIMYKSPKNAGNSKVAFDFFKYALEHGQPAASELDYVPLPTALVSKIEAYWASEFKH is encoded by the coding sequence TTGACCATCCGCAACTTACCTGTCCGATTCGCTGCCGTCGCCACGCTGGCCGTGGCCTCGACTTTCGGCGCAGCCGCCGCGCAGGCCACCGACATCACCGGCGCCGGCTCCAGCTTCGTCTACCCGGTCATGTCCAAGTGGTCGGCCGCTTATGCCGGGAAGACCGGCAACCGCCTCAACTACCAGTCGGTGGGCTCCGGTGCCGGCATCGCGCAGATCAAGGAAGGCACCATCGACTTCGGCGCTTCCGACGCCCCGATGAAGGCGGAAGACCTGCAGAAGTACGGCCTGGGCCAGTTCCCGATCGTGGTCGGCGGCATCGTGCCGGTGGTCAACATCGCCGGCGTGCAGGCCGACCAGGTCAAGCTGGACGGCGCCACCCTGGCCGACATCTTCCTTGGCAGGATCACCCACTGGAACGATCCGAAGATCGCCGCGCTGAACGCGGGCCTGGCCCTGCCCGCCGGCAAGATCACCGTGGTGCATCGTTCGGACGGTTCGGGCACCTCGTTCAATTTCACCAACTACCTGTCCAAGGTCAGCAATGAATGGGCGACCAAGGTGAAGTTCGGCACGGCGGTTGAATGGCCGGCCGGCGTGGGCGGCAAGGGCAATGAAGGCGTGTCGCAGTACGTGCGCCAGATCAAGGGCTCGATCGGCTACGTCGAATACGCCTACGCGGTGAAGAACAAGCTCGCCTGGGTCGACCTGCAGAATGCCAGCGGCAACTTCATGAAGCCGAGCGCCGGAGCCTTCGCTGCTGCCGCCGCCACGGCCGACTGGACCAGCGCCAAGGACTTCAACCTGATCATGACCAATGCACCGGGCGAACAGGCGTGGCCGATCACTGCCACCACCTGGATGATCATGTACAAGTCGCCGAAGAACGCCGGCAACAGCAAGGTCGCCTTCGACTTCTTCAAGTACGCCCTGGAGCATGGCCAGCCGGCAGCCAGCGAACTCGACTACGTGCCGCTGCCGACCGCGCTGGTCAGCAAGATCGAGGCGTATTGGGCTTCCGAATTCAAGCATTGA
- the clpS gene encoding ATP-dependent Clp protease adapter ClpS, with protein MAHEPEHEHDSGRGLALETAKPEVARPPLFQVLLLNDDFTPMDFVVEVLRSFFNLDQEQAVQVMLHVHTRGRGVCGVFTREVAETKVTHVNEYSRSHQHPLLCTMEKL; from the coding sequence ATGGCCCACGAACCCGAACATGAGCACGACAGCGGCCGCGGCCTGGCGCTGGAAACCGCGAAACCCGAGGTGGCGCGGCCCCCTCTGTTCCAGGTGCTGCTGCTGAACGACGATTTCACTCCGATGGATTTCGTGGTCGAGGTGCTGCGCAGCTTTTTCAACCTCGACCAGGAACAGGCGGTGCAGGTGATGCTGCACGTGCATACCCGCGGGCGTGGCGTCTGCGGCGTCTTCACCCGCGAGGTGGCGGAAACCAAGGTTACCCACGTCAACGAATATTCACGCTCCCATCAGCACCCGTTGTTGTGCACTATGGAAAAGCTCTGA
- the mnmA gene encoding tRNA 2-thiouridine(34) synthase MnmA: protein MKVMLGISGGVDSSVAGLLLQQAGHEVEGLFMQNWEEDERSGPCTTDADRKDAVAVCGRLGIPFHARNFAGEYWDGVFEHFLAEYRAGRTPNPDVLCNREIKFKTFLDEAHALGAEKIATGHYARVDCVDGRYRLLRAVDTAKDQSYFLHALGQQQLAATLFPLGELQKPRVRELAREAHLPTHAKKDSTGICFIGERDFRGFLSQYIPARPGEMRSPDGELIGEHDGVMYYTLGQRNGLGIGGRHGAASEPWYVVGKDVAANVLYVAQGGENRWLHSRRLRSEAPTWVDGRAPADEFRCTARTRYRQDDQACTVSVTASGLDIRFDDAQRAVTPGQSVVLYDGEVCLGGAVIAATDAAYGGLLPAFASPSPARVAPTRA from the coding sequence GTGAAGGTGATGCTGGGCATTTCCGGCGGCGTCGACTCGTCGGTGGCCGGCTTGCTGCTGCAGCAGGCCGGCCACGAGGTCGAGGGCCTGTTCATGCAGAACTGGGAAGAGGACGAGCGCTCCGGCCCGTGCACCACCGACGCCGACCGCAAGGACGCCGTGGCGGTGTGCGGGCGCCTGGGCATTCCGTTCCACGCGCGCAACTTCGCCGGCGAATACTGGGATGGCGTGTTCGAGCATTTCCTGGCCGAGTATCGCGCCGGGCGCACGCCGAACCCCGACGTGCTGTGCAATCGCGAGATCAAGTTCAAGACCTTTCTCGACGAAGCGCACGCGCTGGGCGCCGAGAAGATCGCCACCGGGCATTACGCCCGCGTCGACTGCGTGGATGGGCGTTACCGCCTGTTGCGTGCGGTGGACACGGCCAAGGACCAGAGCTACTTCCTGCATGCGCTGGGCCAGCAGCAACTGGCTGCCACGCTGTTCCCGCTGGGCGAGCTGCAGAAGCCTCGCGTGCGCGAACTGGCCCGCGAGGCCCACCTGCCCACCCACGCCAAGAAGGACTCCACCGGCATCTGCTTCATCGGCGAGCGCGACTTCCGCGGTTTCCTGTCGCAATACATACCGGCCCGCCCCGGCGAGATGCGCAGCCCGGACGGCGAGCTGATCGGCGAGCACGACGGGGTGATGTATTACACCCTGGGCCAGCGCAACGGGCTGGGCATCGGCGGCCGCCATGGCGCCGCCAGCGAGCCCTGGTACGTGGTCGGCAAGGACGTGGCGGCGAACGTGCTGTATGTCGCCCAGGGCGGCGAGAACCGCTGGCTGCATTCGCGGCGATTGCGCTCGGAAGCACCCACCTGGGTCGATGGCCGCGCGCCCGCGGACGAGTTCCGCTGCACCGCCCGCACCCGTTATCGGCAGGACGACCAGGCCTGCACGGTCAGCGTGACCGCCAGCGGCCTGGACATCCGCTTCGACGACGCCCAGCGCGCCGTCACCCCCGGACAGTCGGTCGTCCTCTACGATGGCGAGGTCTGCCTCGGCGGCGCGGTGATCGCCGCCACCGACGCAGCCTACGGCGGCCTGCTGCCGGCTTTCGCCTCCCCTTCCCCTGCAAGAGTGGCTCCAACCCGTGCTTGA
- the infA gene encoding translation initiation factor IF-1 yields the protein MAKDDVIEMEGTVQETLPNTMFRVQLENGHVITAHISGRMRKHYIRILTGDKVKIEMTPYDLSKGRITYRMK from the coding sequence ATGGCCAAAGACGACGTCATCGAAATGGAAGGCACGGTCCAGGAGACCCTGCCCAACACCATGTTTCGCGTACAACTCGAGAATGGGCACGTCATCACCGCCCACATCTCCGGTCGCATGCGCAAGCACTACATCCGCATTCTCACGGGCGACAAGGTCAAGATCGAGATGACCCCGTACGACCTGAGCAAGGGACGCATCACCTACCGCATGAAGTAA
- the pstC gene encoding phosphate ABC transporter permease subunit PstC: MTTASTTDILEQRSRRDARHERLFRWLLKGCALIVLAALLGAAGATLWGGREAFATFGWHFLVSSEWDPGNDVYGALVPVYGTLATSFIALLIAVPISFGIAVYLSEVAPTWLRTPIASAIELLAGIPSIIYGMWGLFIFAPFFAEHIKPWLTNNLGNKPEDGQLSWVAEHVPFVGKLFGSDYPFGASILVAGIVLAIMIIPFISSVMREVFQTVPTRLKESAYALGSSTWEVSWDIVLPYTRSAVIGGIFLGLGRALGETMAVTFVLGNAVHLSASLLDPGTSIASTIANQFSEAAGLQKSSLMALAFLLFVVTFIVLLIARLMLRRLASKEGR, from the coding sequence ATGACCACTGCCTCCACCACCGACATCCTCGAACAGCGCAGCCGCCGCGACGCCCGTCACGAGCGGCTGTTTCGCTGGCTGCTGAAGGGCTGCGCGCTGATCGTGCTGGCGGCCCTGCTCGGCGCCGCCGGCGCCACGCTGTGGGGTGGCCGCGAGGCGTTCGCCACGTTTGGCTGGCACTTCCTGGTCAGCTCGGAATGGGACCCGGGCAACGACGTCTACGGTGCGCTGGTGCCGGTCTACGGCACCCTCGCCACCTCGTTCATCGCGTTGCTGATCGCCGTGCCGATCAGCTTCGGCATCGCCGTCTATCTGTCCGAAGTCGCGCCGACCTGGCTGCGTACGCCGATCGCCTCGGCGATCGAACTTCTGGCCGGCATCCCCTCGATCATCTACGGCATGTGGGGGCTTTTCATCTTCGCCCCGTTCTTCGCCGAACACATCAAGCCGTGGCTGACCAACAACCTCGGCAACAAGCCCGAAGACGGCCAGCTGTCGTGGGTGGCCGAACACGTACCCTTCGTGGGCAAGCTGTTCGGCAGCGACTATCCGTTCGGCGCCAGCATCCTGGTGGCCGGCATCGTGCTGGCGATCATGATCATCCCGTTCATCTCCTCGGTGATGCGCGAGGTGTTCCAGACCGTGCCGACCCGGCTGAAGGAGTCGGCCTATGCGCTGGGCTCCAGCACCTGGGAGGTGTCGTGGGACATCGTGCTGCCATACACCCGCTCGGCGGTGATCGGCGGCATCTTCCTCGGCCTCGGCCGCGCGCTGGGCGAAACCATGGCGGTGACCTTCGTGCTCGGCAACGCGGTGCACCTGTCGGCGTCGCTGCTCGATCCGGGTACCTCGATCGCCTCGACCATCGCCAACCAGTTCAGTGAAGCGGCGGGCCTGCAGAAGTCTTCGCTGATGGCGCTGGCCTTCCTGCTGTTCGTGGTCACCTTCATCGTGCTGCTGATCGCGCGGCTGATGTTGCGACGGCTGGCCAGCAAGGAGGGGCGCTGA
- a CDS encoding porin, translated as MRSKLIAVAIAAGLGVSSFTAAAAPQHTTTAASSSEIELLKAQLSALQAKVDELEQRTDAQSEINVSTGQAVEKATNVTAASDKKFAALEKAVNNTTLSGRMYFDVTSIDQKNSDTGKTNASGLGIDVKRFYLGVDHKFNDIWSMNLTTDFNYVSSDGETNLFVKKAYVQGKFDQAAVFRIGSADMPWIPFVENYYGFRYVEPTTTDRLKYGNSADWGLHLGGDIGAGKSLNYAVSVVNGNGYKNPGRSKGVDVEGRVGFVPFENMVVAVGGYSGHRGQETQLTDAQNTAQRGDLMVAYASDAFRLGAEYFTARNWNNVLTTATDKADGYSLWGSVAIADGVNLFARYDNAKLSKTLDSANKDVYYNAGVEFQVTKGFKLAGVWKHEKADKSVGTPAPLHVQNVKTNEIGVFGEVRF; from the coding sequence ATGCGTTCCAAATTGATTGCGGTAGCGATCGCCGCTGGCCTGGGCGTCAGCAGCTTCACGGCCGCCGCGGCGCCGCAGCACACGACCACGGCCGCCAGCAGCAGCGAAATCGAACTCCTCAAGGCCCAGTTGAGCGCGTTGCAGGCCAAGGTGGACGAACTGGAACAGCGCACCGACGCGCAATCCGAGATCAATGTCAGCACCGGCCAGGCGGTGGAGAAGGCGACCAACGTGACGGCCGCCAGCGACAAGAAGTTCGCGGCGCTGGAAAAGGCGGTCAACAACACCACGCTGTCCGGCAGAATGTATTTCGATGTCACCAGCATCGATCAGAAGAACAGCGATACCGGCAAGACCAATGCGTCCGGCCTCGGCATCGACGTGAAGCGCTTCTACCTCGGCGTCGACCACAAGTTCAACGACATCTGGTCGATGAACCTGACCACCGACTTCAACTACGTCAGCAGCGATGGCGAAACCAACCTGTTCGTCAAGAAGGCGTATGTGCAGGGCAAGTTCGACCAGGCCGCCGTGTTCCGCATCGGTTCGGCCGACATGCCGTGGATTCCGTTCGTCGAGAACTACTACGGCTTCCGCTACGTGGAACCCACCACGACCGACCGCCTGAAGTACGGCAACTCGGCGGACTGGGGCCTGCACCTGGGCGGCGACATCGGTGCCGGCAAGTCGCTCAACTACGCGGTGTCCGTGGTCAACGGCAACGGCTACAAGAACCCGGGCCGCAGCAAGGGCGTGGACGTCGAGGGACGTGTGGGCTTCGTGCCGTTCGAGAACATGGTCGTGGCCGTTGGTGGCTACAGTGGCCACCGCGGTCAGGAAACCCAGTTGACCGACGCGCAGAACACCGCCCAGCGCGGCGACCTGATGGTGGCCTACGCCAGTGACGCGTTCCGTCTGGGCGCCGAGTATTTCACCGCCAGGAACTGGAACAACGTGCTGACCACGGCGACGGACAAGGCCGACGGCTACTCGCTGTGGGGCAGCGTGGCGATCGCCGATGGCGTCAACCTGTTCGCCCGTTACGACAATGCCAAGCTCAGCAAGACCCTGGACAGCGCCAACAAGGATGTCTACTACAACGCCGGCGTCGAGTTCCAGGTGACCAAGGGCTTCAAGCTCGCTGGCGTGTGGAAGCACGAGAAGGCGGACAAGTCGGTGGGTACGCCGGCACCGCTGCACGTGCAGAACGTGAAGACCAACGAGATCGGCGTATTCGGCGAGGTGCGGTTCTAA
- the clpA gene encoding ATP-dependent Clp protease ATP-binding subunit ClpA, which yields MFSKDLEVTIGHCYKQAREQRHEFMTVEHLLLALTENQSALGALRACGVDLPRLSADLERIIGETVPVLPAGDERDTQPTLGFQRVLQRAVYHVQSSGRKEVTGANVLVAIFGEKDSHAVYFMHQQEITRLDVVNYISHGIAKIGDEPAAGVAGGEREGEEGGEPKGNPLQEFASNLNELALEGKIDPLIGRTDEIERTIQVLCRRRKNNPLYVGEAGVGKTALAEGLAKRIVDGEVPEVLEDATIWSLDLGALVAGTKYRGDFEKRLKGVIAQLKKQPGAILFIDEIHTIIGAGSASGGTMDASNLIKPMLASGELRCIGSTTFQEYRGVFEKDRALARRFQKIDVVEPTVADSIEILKGLRSRFEEHHHVAYTNEALKAAVDLSVKHIPDRLLPDKAIDVIDEAGARQRLLPEEQRTGTVDVSEVEYIVAKMARIPAKQVSASDRDVLRNLERNLKMVVFGQDQAIEALSASIKMARSGLADPSKPIGCFLLAGPTGVGKTEVTKQLAMQLGIEMIRFDMSEYMEGHSVSRLVGAPPGYVGFDQGGLLTEAVTKHPHAVLLLDEIEKAHPDVFNILLQVMDRGVLTDTNGREANFKNVVVVMTTNAGAAIAARRSMGFVEQKHESDAMEVIRRIFTPEFRNRLDAIIQFGALDFEHILRVVDKFLIELETQLTEKRVSLDVDADARRWLAEHGFDPQMGARPMARVIQEKVKRALADELLFGKLADGGVVRLSVADGELKVDCQAAEQVPAVVE from the coding sequence ATGTTCAGCAAGGATCTGGAAGTCACCATCGGCCATTGCTACAAGCAGGCCCGCGAACAACGCCACGAGTTCATGACGGTCGAGCACCTGTTGCTCGCCCTCACCGAAAACCAGTCCGCGCTCGGCGCCCTGCGCGCCTGCGGCGTGGACCTGCCGCGCCTGTCGGCCGACCTGGAGCGCATCATCGGTGAAACGGTGCCGGTGCTGCCGGCGGGCGACGAGCGCGACACGCAACCCACGCTGGGCTTCCAGCGCGTGCTGCAACGGGCGGTTTACCACGTGCAATCCTCCGGGCGGAAGGAGGTCACCGGCGCGAACGTGCTGGTGGCGATCTTCGGCGAAAAGGATTCGCACGCGGTGTATTTCATGCACCAGCAGGAGATCACCCGGCTCGACGTGGTCAACTACATCTCGCACGGCATCGCCAAGATCGGCGACGAGCCGGCCGCCGGCGTGGCCGGCGGCGAGCGCGAGGGCGAGGAGGGCGGCGAGCCGAAGGGCAATCCGCTGCAGGAGTTCGCCAGCAACCTCAACGAGCTGGCGCTGGAAGGCAAGATCGACCCGCTGATCGGCCGCACCGACGAGATCGAGCGCACCATCCAGGTGCTGTGCCGCCGGCGCAAGAACAACCCGCTGTACGTGGGCGAGGCCGGCGTAGGCAAGACCGCGCTGGCCGAGGGCCTGGCCAAGCGCATCGTCGACGGCGAAGTGCCCGAGGTGCTGGAAGACGCCACCATCTGGTCGCTGGACCTGGGCGCGCTGGTGGCCGGCACCAAGTACCGCGGCGATTTCGAGAAGCGCCTGAAGGGCGTGATCGCGCAGCTGAAGAAGCAGCCGGGCGCGATCCTGTTCATCGACGAGATCCACACCATCATCGGCGCCGGTTCGGCGTCGGGCGGCACCATGGACGCGTCGAACCTGATCAAGCCGATGCTGGCTTCCGGCGAACTGCGCTGCATCGGTTCGACCACGTTCCAGGAATACCGCGGCGTGTTCGAGAAGGACCGCGCGCTGGCCCGCCGCTTCCAGAAGATCGACGTGGTAGAGCCCACCGTGGCCGACAGCATCGAGATCCTCAAGGGCCTGCGCTCGCGCTTCGAGGAACACCACCACGTCGCTTATACCAACGAGGCGCTGAAGGCCGCGGTGGACCTTTCGGTCAAGCACATCCCCGACCGGCTGCTGCCGGACAAGGCGATCGACGTGATCGACGAGGCCGGCGCACGCCAGCGGCTGCTGCCCGAGGAGCAGCGCACCGGCACGGTGGACGTCAGCGAGGTCGAGTACATCGTGGCCAAGATGGCGCGCATTCCGGCCAAGCAGGTGTCCGCCTCCGACCGCGACGTGCTGCGCAACCTCGAGCGCAATCTGAAGATGGTCGTGTTCGGCCAGGACCAGGCGATCGAGGCGCTGTCCGCATCGATCAAGATGGCCCGTTCGGGCCTGGCCGATCCGTCCAAGCCGATCGGCTGCTTCCTGCTGGCCGGCCCCACCGGCGTGGGCAAGACCGAGGTGACCAAGCAGTTGGCGATGCAGCTCGGCATCGAGATGATCCGCTTCGACATGTCCGAATACATGGAAGGCCATTCGGTGTCGCGGTTGGTGGGCGCGCCTCCGGGCTACGTCGGTTTCGACCAGGGCGGCTTGCTGACCGAGGCGGTGACCAAGCATCCGCATGCGGTGCTGCTGCTGGACGAGATCGAGAAGGCGCACCCGGACGTGTTCAACATCCTGTTGCAGGTGATGGACCGCGGCGTGCTGACCGACACCAACGGCCGCGAGGCGAACTTCAAGAACGTGGTGGTGGTGATGACCACCAACGCCGGCGCGGCGATCGCGGCACGGCGCAGCATGGGCTTCGTCGAGCAGAAGCACGAATCGGACGCGATGGAAGTGATCCGCCGCATCTTCACGCCGGAGTTCCGCAACCGGCTGGACGCGATCATCCAGTTCGGCGCGCTGGATTTCGAGCACATCCTGCGCGTGGTCGACAAGTTCCTGATCGAACTGGAGACCCAGCTGACCGAGAAGCGGGTCAGCCTGGACGTGGACGCCGACGCCCGCCGCTGGCTGGCCGAGCACGGTTTCGATCCGCAGATGGGCGCACGCCCGATGGCGCGGGTGATCCAGGAGAAGGTGAAGCGTGCACTGGCCGACGAACTGCTGTTCGGCAAGTTGGCCGACGGCGGCGTGGTGCGGCTGAGCGTGGCCGACGGCGAGCTGAAGGTCGATTGCCAGGCGGCCGAGCAGGTGCCGGCGGTGGTCGAGTAA
- a CDS encoding polyhydroxyalkanoic acid system family protein, with protein MPKIDIRRPHQLSIAEARSVVEQVAARMHEKFGMEGRWQDDTLLFSRPGVTGSIAVAGDAIQVKAELGLMLAPLKGMVEQEIRRKLDEHFS; from the coding sequence ATGCCCAAGATCGACATCCGCCGCCCCCACCAGCTTTCGATCGCCGAAGCCCGTTCCGTGGTCGAGCAGGTCGCCGCGCGCATGCACGAAAAGTTCGGCATGGAAGGCCGCTGGCAGGACGACACCCTGCTGTTCTCGCGCCCCGGCGTCACCGGCTCCATCGCGGTAGCCGGCGATGCGATCCAGGTCAAGGCGGAGCTGGGCCTGATGCTGGCCCCACTCAAGGGCATGGTCGAGCAGGAAATCCGGCGCAAGCTGGACGAGCATTTCAGCTGA
- the rnt gene encoding ribonuclease T has translation MEIPNNSAAPRMADRFRGFLPVVVDVETGGFDAEHDALLEIAAVPLCMDADGFLQRQATVSTHVEPFPGANLDPRSLEITGIDPTNPLRGALAERQALDHIFHVVREAVREAGCQRAILVGHNAAFDLGFLNQAVKRCGHKRNPFHPFSCFDTVSLGGLAYGQTVLSKAVLAAGHPFDSREAHSAVYDTERTADLFCSVVNRWRQLELFEQAHVGLGGG, from the coding sequence ATGGAAATTCCCAACAACAGCGCCGCGCCACGCATGGCCGACCGGTTCCGCGGCTTTCTGCCGGTGGTGGTCGACGTGGAAACCGGCGGTTTCGACGCCGAACATGACGCACTGCTCGAAATCGCCGCCGTGCCCCTGTGCATGGACGCAGACGGCTTCCTGCAACGGCAGGCTACGGTATCCACGCACGTCGAGCCCTTCCCCGGCGCCAACCTCGATCCGCGTTCGCTGGAGATCACCGGCATCGATCCGACCAATCCGCTGCGCGGTGCACTGGCCGAGCGGCAGGCACTGGATCACATCTTCCATGTGGTGCGCGAAGCGGTCCGCGAGGCCGGCTGCCAGCGGGCGATCCTGGTGGGCCACAACGCCGCGTTCGACCTGGGCTTCCTCAACCAGGCCGTGAAACGCTGCGGACACAAGCGCAATCCGTTCCACCCGTTCAGCTGCTTCGACACGGTCAGCCTGGGCGGGCTTGCCTATGGCCAGACCGTGCTGAGCAAGGCCGTGCTCGCCGCCGGTCATCCATTCGACAGCCGCGAAGCCCATTCCGCCGTCTACGACACCGAACGCACCGCCGACCTGTTCTGCAGCGTGGTCAATCGCTGGCGCCAGCTGGAGCTGTTCGAGCAGGCGCACGTCGGGCTGGGCGGGGGCTGA